In the Synechococcus sp. Nb3U1 genome, one interval contains:
- a CDS encoding ABC transporter permease produces the protein MATTTSAVSSAAPLRWRSSLEPILLPFGALLASLVIFGLFCAVAGANPFAVYGSIYRAAFGSWFSWQNTLQRAAPLMLASLCTILPARMGLVIIGNEGALVIGGVTAVAMGLWVGSLAPPVVVFLMAVAGMVAGGLWIMAVGALRHYRGVNETISSLLMNYIAIALMNHLVGGPLRDPSFLSKPSSFAIDEANMLGRLFATRIHFGLMYGIIACLIAYVLIQRTTLGFSVRTVGGNPKVARMVGIAVGKLTLLITFLAGSCAGLAGMVEVAAVHGRANESLSAGYGYSGILVAFIARQNPAAAVVMAILLGGILASGSILQRSHNLPDATVLVFQGIVFLLILYSESLYGRFDFFRDREAGESAP, from the coding sequence CTAGCCTAGAGCCGATTCTATTGCCCTTTGGGGCCTTGTTGGCCTCCCTGGTCATCTTTGGTTTGTTCTGTGCGGTGGCGGGAGCCAATCCCTTTGCGGTTTATGGCTCCATCTACCGGGCCGCTTTTGGCAGTTGGTTCTCTTGGCAAAATACTTTGCAGCGGGCGGCACCCTTAATGTTGGCCTCTCTGTGTACGATTCTGCCGGCTCGTATGGGTTTGGTGATCATCGGCAATGAGGGGGCTCTGGTCATCGGTGGAGTGACAGCCGTGGCTATGGGTCTCTGGGTGGGATCCCTGGCTCCGCCGGTGGTGGTATTTCTGATGGCCGTGGCGGGCATGGTGGCAGGGGGCCTGTGGATCATGGCGGTGGGGGCGCTGCGCCACTACCGAGGCGTGAACGAAACCATCAGCAGCCTGCTGATGAACTACATCGCCATCGCCCTGATGAACCATCTGGTGGGGGGGCCATTGCGGGATCCCAGTTTTCTGAGTAAGCCCTCCAGCTTTGCCATTGATGAGGCCAATATGCTGGGTCGGTTGTTTGCTACCCGCATTCACTTCGGCTTGATGTATGGCATCATTGCCTGCTTGATTGCCTATGTGCTGATTCAGCGTACCACCCTGGGTTTTTCGGTGCGGACGGTGGGGGGGAACCCGAAGGTGGCCCGCATGGTGGGCATCGCCGTGGGCAAATTGACCTTACTGATCACCTTCTTGGCTGGATCCTGTGCTGGGTTGGCAGGCATGGTGGAAGTGGCAGCCGTGCATGGGCGAGCCAATGAGTCCTTGAGCGCTGGCTATGGCTACAGCGGCATCTTGGTGGCTTTCATTGCTCGGCAAAACCCTGCGGCGGCAGTGGTGATGGCGATCTTGTTAGGGGGGATCCTGGCCAGTGGCAGCATTTTGCAGCGCTCCCATAATCTGCCCGATGCCACCGTACTGGTGTTTCAGGGTATCGTCTTTCTGCTGATCCTTTATAGTGAGTCGCTTTACGGGCGGTTTGACTTTTTCCGGGATCGGGAGGCGGGAGAGTCAGCGCCATAA